DNA sequence from the Kiritimatiellia bacterium genome:
TCCTGGGTCAGGTCAATCTCCAGCGCGACGATCAGCCCGCCGTCGGAGGACACCGCCAGCCCCTCGCGGGGTTTGCGCTCCACGGCCAGGTCCGCGGCTTCCAGGGCCACCGCTTCGCCGTCCACCTCGATGGCGACGGGCCTTCCATCCAGCAGGTCCTCGATGCGGGCGGAGTCCATTTTCTGGATCTGCTGCGCGGCCTTCTTCACCTTCGGCCCCAGGCGCGGGCCCATCCGGCGGAAATCGGGCTTGGCGAGGAACGTGGCCAGGTCGGACTCGCGCCCGCTGAACCAGACCTCGCGGACGTTGAGCTCGTCGGCGACCAGGTCCTTCAGCGCCTCGATCCGCGCCCGGCGCGCCGCGTCGCGGCAGACCACGTGAAGCCCGCGCAACGGCTGGCGCACCTTGAGGTTATGATCGGCGCGCAGTTGGCGGCCGAGGCCGACGACGCGGATCACGTCGTCCATCTGGTCCTCCAGCGCGGCGTCGCGGGCTCGGTCATCGCCGACCGGGAAATCGCAGAGGTGCACGGACTCCGGCATGTCCGGCGTGCGCAGGTTCCGGTAGATCGCCTCGCTGATGAACGGCACGAACGGCGCGGCGATCTTGCACAGCCGGACCAGCGCCTCGTACAGCGTCGCGTAGGCCTGGGCCTTGTCCGCGTCGTCCGAGCTCTTCCAGAAACGGCGCCGGCTGCGCCGGATGTACCAGTTGGTCAGGTCCTCGAGGAACCGGACGAACGGCCGGACCGCCTGCTGCAGGTCGTACGCGTCCATCGCCGCCACGACCTCCTGGGTCAGGCGCTCCAGCGAAGAATGAATCCAGTTATCCAGTAGATTCCCTGAACCCTGAACCCCGCCCCCTGAACCCTTGTCCGGCTTCCATCCGTCCACCCGCGCGTACGTGACGAAGAAGCTGTACGCGTTCCACCACGGCAGCAGGAGATGGCGCAGGGCGTGCTTCACGCCCTCCTCGGAGAAGTTCAGGTTCTCGGCGCGGACGACCGGCGAATGGATCATGTAGAGGCGCAGCGCGTCGGCGCCGTAGGTGTCCAGGATGTACACCGGGTCCGGGTAGTTCTTCAGCCGCTTGCTCATCTTGCGGCCGTCGTCGGCCAGGATCATGCCGTTGACGATGACGTGGCGGAACGCGGGCTTGTCGAACAGCGCCGTCGACAGGACCATCAGCGTGTAGAACCAGCCACGCGTCTGGTCCAGGCCCTCGGCGATGAAATCCGCCGGGAAATGCTGCTCGAAGTGGGCCTTGTTCTCGAAGGGATAGTGCGACTGGGCATACGGCATCGAGCCGCTCTCGAACCAGCAGTCCAGCACCTCGGGGATGCGGCGCAGTGGCGCCCCGCCCTTCGCCGATGGGATCTCGATCCGGTCCACGAAGTGCTTGTGCAGGTCGGCGACCTTCTGCCCGGAGCGCTTCTCGAGTTCGGCGACGGAGCCGACGCAGACCGCCTCGCCCTGCGCGTTGCGCCAGACGGGCAGCGGCGCGCCCCAGTAGCGGTTGCGCGAGATCGCCCAGTCGCGCGCGCCTTCCAGCCACTTGCCGAAGCGGCCGTCGCGCAGGTGCTCGGGCACCCAGTGGGTCTGCGCGTTGGCGGCCAGGAGCCGGGCGCGGAGCTGCTCGACGCGGACGAACCAGGTTGCCACGGCGCGGTAGATCAGCGGCGAGTCGCAGCGCCAGCAGTGCGGGTAGCTGTGCTGGATCGTCGAGCGGTGGACGAGCTTCCCCTCCTCCTTCAGCCGCCGCAGGATATCGGAGTCGGTCTCCTTCACCTCGCGGCCGAGGTAGTCTTCGACGGGCGCGGTGAACCGGCCCTCGTCGTCCACGGGGCAAACCGCGGGCAGGCCGGCAATCTGACCGAGCCGGTGGTCGTCCTCGCCGAAGCCGGGCGCGATATGCACGACGCCCGTGCCGTCCTCGGTCGACACGAAATCGGCCTCGAGGACGCGGAACGCGCCTTTCGCCCGGAGGTCGGAGAAGTACGGGAACAGCGGTTCGTAGCGCAGGCCGGCCAGGGCCGAGCCGTCCATTTCATCGAGCAACTCGTAGGCATCGCCCTTCGGGTAGTAGACCGGCAGGCGGTCGCGGGCCAGGAGGTAGATCCGGCCGGCGTCGCGGATTTTCACGTAGCGGATCGTAGGGCCAACGGCAAGCGCGAGGTTGGACGGCAGCGTCCACGGCGTCGTCGTCCAGGCCAGGATGAAGGTGTTCTCTGCGCCTTCGACGGCGAAACGGACCGTGACGGCCGGATCCTGCACGTCCTGGTAGCCCTGGTTCGTCTCGAAGTTGGAGAGCGGCGTCGCGCAGCGTGGGCAGTACGGGAGGATCTTGTGCCCCTCGTAGATCAGGTCCTTCTCCCACAACGACTTGAAGACCCACCAGATGGACTCCATGTAGGCCGGGTCCATGGTTTTGTAATCGTGGTCGAAATCCACCCAGCGGCCCATGCGCGTGACGACCTGGCGCCACTCGCGGGTATAGCGCAGGACGATGCCGCGGCATTTCTCGTTGAAGACGTCGACGCCGAGCTTCTCGATGTCGCGCTTGCCGCTGATCTTGAGTTCCTGCTCCATCTCGTATTCCACGGGCAGGCCGTGGCAGTCCCAGCCGAAGCGGCGCTCGACGTAATGACCGCGCATGGTCTGGTAGCGCGGCACGATGTCCTTGAGCGTGCCGGCGAGGAGGTGGCCATAGTGCGGCAGGCCGGTGGCGAACGGCGGGCCGTCGTAGAAGACGAATTCCGGCGCGCCCCGCCGGGCTTCGAGCGACTTGCGGAAGGTGCCGTCCGCCTCCCAGAATCGCAGGATCTCCCGCTCCAATTCAGGAAAGCTGACCTTGCTGGATACCGGGTCAAACATGGCCGAAGAAGATACGCGGGCCCGATTGCGTATTGCAAGCGGAGATGCGCCGCCGCGCGGCGGCGGATATTACTTGACATTTACCCGCTGTCTGGGGCAGGGTCGCGTTCAATCAGGCAGGAGTGCATGCAGGTTCAAGCCATCAGCCGCCAGGAAATCGACGCCTGGCCGATCGAGGAATCCGGGCTGCCCGTGCGCGTCGTGAACGCGGTGAGGGTGGTGCCCGTGAAAACGGTCGGACAGTTGCGCGAGCTGGCCGATTCGGATCTTCTCAAGCTGCGCAGCCTGGGCCGAATTTCGCTCGGCCACGTACACTCTTTTCTGCGGACCTGCGGGCAGATCGAGCAAGGCCGGCAACGGTTCGGGACGATCCAGGAAGTCTTCGCGCTGTGCCTGGATGACGCCGAGCGCGCCGTCCTGGCCGCGCGGTACGGATTGGACCGCGATCCCGAAAAGCCGTCGCGCCGCCGCACCACGCTTCAGCAGATCGCGGACGCGAAACAGATCACCCGCGAGCGCGTACGCCAGGTCCAGGACGCCGGCCTGCGGAACCTTCAAAGCCGCCTCGCACGGGCCTGCCTGCAGCCCTTTTACGATTTCCTGTGCGCGCAACTGGAGCGGAAGGGCGGGCTGGCGGGCGTCACGGATCTGATGTCGCTGCGGTCGGAGCCGGCCCTGGGCGGGATGCACCCCCACGGGCTCTTGCGGCTGTTGAGCGAGGTCGACCCGGCGCGGTTGGCGTCGCGCCACGGGTATTTCTCCACCCTCCCCCTGGAGTTCCTCCTGTCGCTCGAGGCTCGGATGAAGACGCTCCTGTCCCAATCCGGCCGGCCGCTCACGCTGGAGGAATTGCTCGACCGCGCCGGGCCGGAAGCCCTGGCGCCGCTCCGGCAGCCCGCGGCGGCCCTTGAAGCCCTGTTGAACCACGACCCGGACATCGCCGCGACGACGGACGGACGCTTCTTCCTGTACGGGGCAGGGGCCGGGGTCTTCGCGCTGGAAATCCTCTCCCGGATGGAGCGCCCGGCCCACTACCGCAAGATTACCACGGCCTTCAACGAGGCCCTGAAGCCTGAAAAGCGCAAGGGCGCCGGCTACATGCTGGAACTGCTGATCGGCACGCCGCGCTGCACGCGGGTGGACCGGGGGATCTACGACCTGAAGGCCGAGTAGCGGGACGCTTGCCGATCCGGCCCCGAGCGGCTACAGTGCCGCGGCCGGTCAACGGCCCCGGATGAGCATGAAAATCGTCGACAAATACCTTTTCAAGGCGGTCTTTGTTCCGCTGCTCTACTGCCTCTCGGGATTCATCCTGATCTATGTCATCTACGACCTGTTCGATAACCTGCCGGACTTTATCGAGGCGCGCACGCCCCTGCCCGCCGTGATCCGGTTTTACCTTTTCCTGATGCCCTCCGTCCTCGTGATCATCGCGCCGGTCTCGCTGATGCTGGCGGTGCTCTACAGCCTTTCGCACCTGACGAAGAACAACGAGCTGACCGCCATGCGCGCCTGCGGGATCAGCCTCTATCGCCTCATGGCGCCCCTCGTGTTCCTCGGGCTGCTGGGCTCCCTCCTCGTGGGCGCCATCCACGAGACCCTCGGCCCTTGGTCGGCCTACTGGGCTCACCAGTTCATCGCCATGCAGAAGAACAAGGACAAGATCGACACCCGCCTCGTTTCCCCGCTGCCGTACCGGAACGAGACGGGGCGGCGCGACTGGATGATCGGCGAGTTCAACATGGAGACGTTCGAGATGAAGACCGTCAGCGTGATCCAGCACCGCGCGGACGGTTCCGACGAGCACCGGATCCAGGCCAGGACCGGCCGCTGGTACGACGGCCGCTGGTGGCTGAACGACGTCTCGTTCCAACCCTACGACGCGGAAGGCAACCCGCAGGGCCCCCCGCGGTTTGAACTCCACCGCGAGATGACGGACTACAACGAGCTGCCCCGGGACTTCATCAACGAGATCAAGGATCCCGAGTTCCTGTCCTCGTGGGAGATCCTGACCTTCTTGCGGACGCACCGGCGCCTGTCCGGGGACACCGTCGCGCGAATCCGGGTCAACCTGCACCACCGGCTGGCCATGCCGTGGATGTGCCTGATCGTCACGCTGCTGGGCATCCCCTTCGGGGCCAAGAGCGGGCGGCACGGCGCGTTCCTGGGCATCGTGCTGGCGTTGAGCCTCTTCTTCGGCTACTACGTGTTCGTCAACCTGGGGCTGGCCTTCGGCAAGAAGCAGCTGATCGCGCCCTGGGTCGGCGGCTGGCTGCCCAACCTGCTGTTCCTCGGCGTGGGCCTGGTCCTGATCCACCGCATGCGGTAGACCGGCGTCAGGGCTCTTCGCCCCCCGGCGGTTCCTCGGGCGTATTCTGCTTGAGCGCCCAGGTCATGTCCTCGGCCCGCTCCCAGACCGACGTGCTGACGTAGATGGGACACCCCTGCTGCAGCGCCACGGCGATCGCGTCGCTCGGCCGCGAATCGATCTCGACGAGGTTGCGCCCTAGTTCGCCTTCCTGCAGGAGAAACAGCCGGGCGAAAAACGTGTCGTCCTTGAGGTCGTTCACAAGCACCTTCTGCGCCCGGACGCCGAGGCCGGCGAGGATGCTGCCGATCAGATCATGCGTCAGGGGGCGCGGCTTCTTGAGCTTGTGCATGAACATCGTGATCGCCGCCGCGACGCTGTGATCGACGAAGATGGCGATCACCTTGTCCCCGTGGCCCAGAAACACGCCGACCCCGCTCTGGGTGGGCAGCAGCCCCCGGACCTCGACCTGGATTTCCCCCGCCGGCATCGTCGGCGCCACTCCTTACATGTCCCGCGTGATGTAGATGACCAGGGCGAAGATCCCGATGATCATGCCCGCTGACAGAAACGTGTCCATGGTTTCATTCTACCGCGCCGGCCGGCCTTCGTACAGCCCCGCCGGCCGGCCTTCCCATTCGGGGTGGAACAGCAGGCTCGTCGCGCCTGCCATACAGCGGGGGCTACGACCCCGCTGAACCGCTGCCGCCGGACCCCTTAGGCCTTCCGTCCGGTCCGGACGCGGAACGCCAGCCCTTCCCCGCTCGGATCCGCGTCCGCGGTGACCCGATCGCCGTCCGACACGGCGCCCTTGAGGATCTCCGTGGCCAGGGCGTCCAGGATGCGCCGCTGGATCGCCCGCTTCAAGGGCCGCGCCCCGAACGCGGGGTCGTAGCCTTCGGCCGCCAGCACATCCGCCGCCGCGTCCGTCAGTTCCAGCGTAATATGCCGCTCCTCCAGGTTCTTCCGGACACGCGCCAGTTGAATCTCCACGATCCGCCGGATCTGCTCGCGGCCCAGGCTGTGGAAGATCACGATCTCGTCCACCCGGTTCAGGAACTCCGGCTTGAACTGCGCCCGCAACTCCTCGAAGACGCGGCCCTCCAGTTGCTCGTAGGCGGGGTCGCCGCTTTCGAGGTCGGGCTTCCGCTGCAACGCCTCGTGGATGGCCGGGCCCCCGATGTTGGAGGTCATGATGACCACCGCGTTCGTGAAATCCACCGTGCGGCCCTGCCCGTCGGTGAGCCGCCCGTCGTCGAGGATCTGCAGCAGGACGTTGAACACGTCCGGGTGCGCCTTCTCGATCTCGTCGAAGAGGACCACCGAGTACGGCTTGCGCCGGACGTGCTCGGTCAGATAGCCGCCCTCCTCGTAGCCCACGTAGCCCGGCGGCGCGCCGATCATCCGGCTGACCGTGTGCTTCTCCATGAACTCGGACATGTCCAGCCGGACCATCGCGTGCTCGTCGTCGAAGAGGAACTCCGCCAACGCGCGGGCCAGCTCGGTCTTTCCCACGCCTGTCGGGCCCAGAAAGATGAACGAGCCGATCGGCCGGTTCGGGTCCTGCAGGCCTGAGCGCGAACGCCGCACGGCGTTGGACACCGCCGCGACCGCCTCGTCCTGCCCGACGACCCGCTGCCGCAGCCGGTCCTCCATGTGCAGCAGCTTCGCCTTCTCCGTCTCCATCAGCCGGCTGACCGGGATGTGCGTCCAGTTCGAGACCACCTCGGCGATGTCCTCGGCGTCGACCTCCTCCTTCAGCATCCGCCGGTCCTTCTGCAGGTCCGCCAGCTTCTGCTGCGCGGCCTTGATCTGCGCCTCGATCTTCGGGACGCGCCCGTATAGGATCTCCGCCGCGCGGTCCAGCTGGCCGTTCCGCTTGGCGGCCTCCTCCTCGCCGCGCAGCAGGTCCAGGGCCTCGGTCAGCTTCCGGATCTCCCCGATATGCTCCCTCTCCTGCTGCCAGTGCAGCTTCATGCCCCGGCTCTTCTCCCGCTGCTCCGCCAGCTCCTTCTCCAGCGTCGCGAGCCGCTCGCGGGAGGACTCGTCCTTCTCCTGGCGCAGCGCCGCGCGTTCGATCTCCAGTTGCATGATCCGCCGCTCGACCTCGTCGATCTCCGTCGGCAGGCTGTCGATTTCCATGCGCAGCCGGCTGGCGGCCTCGTCCACGAGGTCGATCGCCTTGTCCGGCAGGAACCGGTCGCTGATGTAGCGGTGGGACAGCCGCGCCGCCGCCACGAGCGCCCCGTCCTGGATCCGCACGCCGTGGTGGACCTCGTAGCGCTCCCGCAGGCCGCGCAGGATCGCGATGGCGTCCTCCACCGTCGGCTCGTTCACCTGCACCGGCTGGAACCGCCGCTCCAGCGCGGCGTCCTTCTCGATGTACTTCCGGTACTCGTCCAGCGTGGTCGCGCCCACGCAGCGCAACTCGCCCCGCGCCAGCGGCGGCTTGATCATGTTCGACGCGTCCACCGCGCCCTCGGCGCGGCCGGCCCCGACCAGCGTGTGCAGTTCGTCGATGAACAGGATGATCCGCCCCTCGGCGCCGATCACCTCCTTGATGAAGGCCTTGAACCGGTCCTCGAACTCGCCCCGGTACTTCGCGCCGGCGATCATGGAGCCGAGGTCCAGCGAAACCACCTGCTTGTTCTTCAGGCCCTCCGGCACGTCGCCGGCGACGATCCGCTGCGCCAGGCCCTCGACGATCGCCGTCTTGCCGACGCCCGGCTCGCCGATGAGCACGGGATTGTTCTTCGTACGGCGCGACAGGACCTGGATCACGCGCCGGATTTCCGAGTCGCGGCCGATGACCGGGTCCAGCTTGCCCTGGCGCGCCGCCTCGGTCAGGTCGCGCCCGTACTTTTTCAGCGCCTCGTACTTGTCCTCGGGGGCCTGGTCGGTGACGCGCTGGTTTCCGCGGACGGCCTGCAGGGCCTTGAGCACGGCCTCCGGCGTCAGGCCGAGTTTTGTCGCCACGCGTGCGGTTTCGCTGTCCTTTTGCTGAAGGGCGGCCAGGAGCAGGTGTTCGCCACTGACGTATTCGTCCTTCATCTTTTCGGCGACCTGGAAGGCCGCGTCCAGGACCTGGCGCAGGCCGCGGGACAGGTACCGCTCCGCGCTGCCGCCCTCGACGCGAGGCCGCGCGGCCAGCGACTGTTCCAGGGCCTCGCGCAGCGGGCCGGCGGAAACCCCGATCCGCTCCAGCAGCGGACGGACGACGCCGTCCTCCTGCTCGACCAGAGCCAGCACCAGGTGGTCGGTATCCACCTCCGGCTGCCCGTATTCCCCGGCCAGCCGTTGGGCGCGCTGCAGCGCCTCCTGCGACTTGATGGTCAGACGATCCAGTTGCATAAATCTCGCTCCGCTGATTTGACCTCATGATTACGCGAAGCCGGCGACATTTCAATGCCGCAGGAAAGGGGATAAACCGGCGGCCTTCAGATCGGCTTCGGCTGCAGGGCCGCGATGCCGGTGCGGCTGTGGAAGTGGCAGAGGGCGATCGCCAGGGCGTCGGCGGCGTCCTCGGGCGGCAACTCGGCCAGGCCGAGGATGGAGGCGACCATGCGCCCGACCTGCTCCTTGCCCGCCGCGCCCGCGCCGGTCAGCCCCTGCTTCACGCGCCGCGGCGCGTATTCGTAGACCGGCACCCCGCGCAGGGCGCAGGCCGCGATCACCGCCCCGCGCACTTCTCCCAGGATCAAAGCCGTGCGGGCGTTCTTGAAGTAGAACCCGCCCTCCAGAGCGACGGCCTCGGGGCGATGGGCTTCGAGGAGTTCGTCCACCTTGCGTTGGATGGCGGCCAGGCATGCCGAGTGGGATCGCGAAGCCGGATTGCGAACGAGGCCGTACCCCAGGCTTCGAAACGAGCCGGCCTGCGACGCGACGATTCCGAAGCCCGTGGACCGCAGGGAGGCGTCTATGCCCAGCACCCGCATGGGCGGCCCCCTCTACTTGTCGAGCGACTCGAGAATCTCGGCGGGAATGTCCAGGTTGGAGTACACGTTCTGCACGTCATCGAGCTCCTCCAACTCCTCGATAAAGCGCATCAAAGCCGTCGCCTTGTCCTTCTGGGCCACGGACATCCAGTTCAACGGAAGCAGGGTGATCTCCGAGCTGGCGGCCGTGATACCGGCCTTGTTGATCGCCTCGGCCACGGCGGGATACTGCGCGGGCTCGGTGATGATCTCGAACTGGTCGCCCTCGCGGCGCATGTCCTCGGCGCCGGCCTCGAGGACCAGTTCCATGAGCTTGTCCTCGTCCACGCCCGCCGCGTCCACGAGGATCTGGCCCTTGCGCTGGAAGGTGCGCATCACCTGCCCCTGCCCCGCCAAGTTGGCGCCATGCAGGGTAAACGAGTGCCGGACTTCCGCGACCGTGCGGTTGCGGTTGTCGGTCAGGGCCTGGACGATGAGGGCCACGCCCCCGGCCGCAAACCCCTCGAACATGATCTCCTCCAGCTTCGCGCCCTGTAGTTCGCCCGTGCCGCGCTTGATGGCGCGATCGATGTTATCCGCCGGCATGTTGACGGCGCGCGCCTTCTGGATGAGCGTCCGCAGCGCCGGGTTGGAGGAGACATCCTTGCCCGAGGCCCCGACCACGATCATGATTTCCTTGGCGATCTTGCTGAAGACCTTGCCCTTCTTGGCGTCGGCGGCGCCCTTCTTGTGTTTGATATTGGCCCATTTGCTGTGACCGCTCATGGCAATCTCCCTTTCCGCTCCCTTATTCCTCTTCGGCCTTCTTGTTCTTCTGCGCCTCGGCGACGATCTTCTGCGCCACGTTCGACGGCACGATGTCGTACCGGGCGAACTCCATCTCGAAGGAACCGCGCCCGCCCGTGATGCTGCGGAGCTCGGAGCTGTAGCGGAACATTTCCGCCTGCGGCACCTCGGCGGTGATCACCTGCATGCCGTCCTCCGTGCCGATGCCCAGGATGCGCCCGCGCTTGTGGTTCATGTCACCGGTGATGTCGCCCATGTACTGGTCCGGCACCATGATCTTGACCGTGACGATGGGCTCCAGCAGGACGGCCCGCGCCTTGCTCATGCCGTCGCTGAACGCGCGCGCCGCGGCGATCTTGAAGGCGATTTCCGAGGAATCCACGTCGTGCGACGAGCCGTCGTAGATGCTGACCTTCGTCCCCGTCACGGGATAGCCCGCCACGGCGCCGCGGTTCATGCCCTCGAGGCAGCCCTTCTGGATGGCCGGGAGGAAATTGCGAGGGACGTTCGTGCCGACGAGCGCATCCTCGAACCAGTCCGTCTCGCCCGACTTCATCGGCTGAACCCGAAGATACACTTCGCCGTACTGACCCCGGCCGCCGGTCTGCTTCTTGTGCTTGTAGTGGCCTTCGCCCAGCGCGGTGACCGTCTCGCGGTACGGCACCTTGGGCGTGCTCAAGAGGATCTCCACGTTGTAGCGTTTCTTCATGCGCTGAAGGGTCGTGTCCAGGTGCAGATCGCCCATCCCGTAGAGGATCAGCTCTTTCGTCTCCACGTTGCGCTCGACCCGGATCGTCGGGTCCTCGTCCGCCACGCGGTGCAGGCCGGTGCTCAACTTGTCCTCGTCGCCCTGCGTCTTGGGCGCGACGGCGTAGGCCGCGGTAGGGTTCGGGAAGACGATCGGCGCCAGCTTGAAGCTCTTGCCCGTCGCGCACAGGACGTCATTGATGACCGTGGCTTTCAGCTTGGCCAGGGCGACGATTTCGCCGGCGCCCGCCTCCGCGACGGATTCCTGTTTCTTGCCGTTCAGCAGGTACAACGCGCCGATGCGCTCCTTCTGTTCCTTGGTGGCATTATAGATTTCGCTGTCGGACCGCAGCGTGCCGCCGAAGATCCGGACGATGGTCAACTGCCCCACGAACGGATCGTTTACCGCCTTCCAGACTTGCCCGACAAACGGCGCCTCGGCGGCGGGCGCGATCGGGTGGCCCTCGGCATCCTTGATTTCGCGGTCGGCCGGCGACGGGAAAAAGCGCACCAGGCCTTCCAGCAGCTCGACGATGCCCGCGTTCAGCTTCGGCAGCGCCACGAAGACCGGGATCAGCTTGCCCGTGGCAACGGCCTTGCGCAGGCCCGAGGCGATCTCGGCCGGGGAGAGCGTCTCGCCGCCGAGGTATTTCTCGATAAGCTGATCGTCGGTCTCCGCGGCCGCCTCGACCAGCGCGCTCTTCAAGGCTTCCAGATCGCCGCCGCCGGCCAGCACGTCGGCCACCGACTTCTTGTCCTTTCCGAGCACGGAGGCCGGGCGGCACCGGTCGCCCCACACCGCGCGCAGCGCGGACAGGGTGTCGTCGAAGCTGGTGTTCTCCTTGTCGAGGCCGGTGATCACGATGCCGCGCGGCAGCCCGAGCGTTTCGCAGCGCCGCCACGAACGGTTTGTGCCCACCTGGATGCCCGAGGCGGCGTCCACGACCACCAGGCCCGCGTCGGCCACGGCGGTTGCGGCCACGGTCTGTCCGTAGAAGTCGGCGTAACCCGGCGTATCGGTGATGACCAGATCGTACTTCCCGCCCTGCGCGGAGGCGTAGACGGCGTTGAAGGGCTTGGCCCAGATCGTGATCTTGCGGTCCTTTTCCTCGTCGCTCCAGTCGGCCACGCTCGTGCCTTCCGCCGGCGAACCGAGCCGGTCGTTGACGCCCAGCTTGAAGAGCATCGCGTCCAGCAGGCTCGTCTTGCCGGCCCCCGTGTGCCCGACCAGGACCACGTTCCGCACGTTACCGATTGCCAAGTCCTTCATAGCGCGTTCCTTTTACCGATTCGGGTTCAAAAAGCGGCCTCGCTGATTCCAAGGGACAGGCATTGATACACAAAAGAGCCAGGCTCCGCAATGGTTTTCACCAAGCCATGGTACCGGCGCGGGTGTAACCGCGCCCTCCCGGGATTTGCTGCGAAAAGAAGATTTACCGCGCGCCCGTCAGGTCCGGAAACTCCACACGAAGACAAGGAACAGGATCAGGAACAATCCGGCCGTAGCGAATTTCACGGCGGCCGCGCGGCGGTGCAGGAAGCGGATGAGCGCCTCGCTGCGCAGGCCGGCCATCGCCAGCGCAAACACCACGAAGAGCGGCGCGACGAACGCGGCGTTGTAGGCCAGCAGGTAGCCCATGGCCGCGAGGCGCTCCTCGCCGGTCTTGAGCATGAACAGGATCGTCGGCGCGTACACCTGCCCGGTGCAGGCCAGCTCGAGCACGGACACGACGAGGCCCGCCACGAACGCGGCGGCGACGAAGCGGGCGTGGCGCGCCCCCGCGCGGAGGACGCCGTGGATCCGGTCCTTAAGGAAGCCGGGCAGCTGCAGGGTCATCTCCACCATCCGCCCGCGCAGGCAGCGGAACCCGTCGCGCGCGCTCAACGCGGCGATCACCAGCGTGAACGCCGCCAGCAGCCCGTTGACCAGCCGGCTGAACCGCCGCAGGATCTCGAAGCGGGCCACGAGTTCCACCAGGCCCAGCCCCAGGACGTAGTACGCGAGAAACACGCCCGCGATGAAGGCGAGGCCGACCTGCGCGATCTCGCGCGGGGTCCGCCTCGTCACCTGGAGGTAGGACAGCAGGAAGATGATCGTCGCGAAGGCGCACGGGTTGAGGCCGTCCAGCAGGCCGGCCGCCGCGATCACGCCGAGCCGGATTTCCCGGTAGCGGCCGCCGATGGAGGCCGCCGCCTGCTCCAGCTCCTGCTCCGGCACGCGGCACCACTCGTCGTCGCCGCCGGCCGACCGGGCCAGGAGTTCGCCCAGGCGCGCGAAGGAAATGTCCTCCTTGATGCTGTAGCCCGCGCGGGCGAACAGGGCGGGCGTGACCAGCCGGATCCGGTCGGGGACGTTGAACCGTTCGCAGAGGGCCTCGTTGAGGCTCATCGCGCTCGTCTTGCGGATGTCGTGGACGTCCACCTGCAGGCCGGGGAAGACCTCGCGGAGCCTCGGGAGCATCGCCTTGACGTTCTCGCACTCCCGGCACCCGTAGCTGGTGAAGAACACCAGGCGCACGCCGGGCGGCGGGGCGCCTGCCGCGGCGCCTTCCGGCTCGGGCTCGAACGCGGCCTCCACGCGGCGGCCCTCGACGGCCAGGACCGGCAGATCCGCCGCCCGCACGGAGTCGCCGGTCTTCTTCTCGAAATGCCGCCGCACCTTCTCCTTTTCGGATTCGTTCTGGTCGCCGTCCTCCAGGTAGGGCAACAGCAGCGCGAACTCGCCGCCCAGGGCCAGGTAATTCTCCGCCAGGTACCGCCCGATACGCTCGGCCGCCGCGCGCCGGTCGGGCACCGCCTCCGCGGCGCGCACGACGTCCGCCAGGTCCACCGTCTGACGGTTGGACAGCAGGGCCAGCAGGCTCGCCAGCCGTACGCGCGGTTCGGGATCGGCGGCCAGCTTCCGCAGGGCGTCGAGTTCCGCGCCCTGTGGGCGGGGTTTCTGGTTCTGGCCGGACCAGTAATAATAGTCCTCCTCGAAATCGTCCCTGTCGAAATAGTGGACCCAGCGGGTCATGCTGCGCGTATAGGCTTGCGGGACCACCTCCCGGACAAACTC
Encoded proteins:
- a CDS encoding isoleucine--tRNA ligase — translated: MFDPVSSKVSFPELEREILRFWEADGTFRKSLEARRGAPEFVFYDGPPFATGLPHYGHLLAGTLKDIVPRYQTMRGHYVERRFGWDCHGLPVEYEMEQELKISGKRDIEKLGVDVFNEKCRGIVLRYTREWRQVVTRMGRWVDFDHDYKTMDPAYMESIWWVFKSLWEKDLIYEGHKILPYCPRCATPLSNFETNQGYQDVQDPAVTVRFAVEGAENTFILAWTTTPWTLPSNLALAVGPTIRYVKIRDAGRIYLLARDRLPVYYPKGDAYELLDEMDGSALAGLRYEPLFPYFSDLRAKGAFRVLEADFVSTEDGTGVVHIAPGFGEDDHRLGQIAGLPAVCPVDDEGRFTAPVEDYLGREVKETDSDILRRLKEEGKLVHRSTIQHSYPHCWRCDSPLIYRAVATWFVRVEQLRARLLAANAQTHWVPEHLRDGRFGKWLEGARDWAISRNRYWGAPLPVWRNAQGEAVCVGSVAELEKRSGQKVADLHKHFVDRIEIPSAKGGAPLRRIPEVLDCWFESGSMPYAQSHYPFENKAHFEQHFPADFIAEGLDQTRGWFYTLMVLSTALFDKPAFRHVIVNGMILADDGRKMSKRLKNYPDPVYILDTYGADALRLYMIHSPVVRAENLNFSEEGVKHALRHLLLPWWNAYSFFVTYARVDGWKPDKGSGGGVQGSGNLLDNWIHSSLERLTQEVVAAMDAYDLQQAVRPFVRFLEDLTNWYIRRSRRRFWKSSDDADKAQAYATLYEALVRLCKIAAPFVPFISEAIYRNLRTPDMPESVHLCDFPVGDDRARDAALEDQMDDVIRVVGLGRQLRADHNLKVRQPLRGLHVVCRDAARRARIEALKDLVADELNVREVWFSGRESDLATFLAKPDFRRMGPRLGPKVKKAAQQIQKMDSARIEDLLDGRPVAIEVDGEAVALEAADLAVERKPREGLAVSSDGGLIVALEIDLTQELVREGLAREFVNRVQSLRKAADLEVTQRIRLAYSGDEAVREAVEEQGDYIRGETLCVECLFVDSAGEVQDLNGHPCGVRIEPAEEK
- a CDS encoding LptF/LptG family permease; translation: MKIVDKYLFKAVFVPLLYCLSGFILIYVIYDLFDNLPDFIEARTPLPAVIRFYLFLMPSVLVIIAPVSLMLAVLYSLSHLTKNNELTAMRACGISLYRLMAPLVFLGLLGSLLVGAIHETLGPWSAYWAHQFIAMQKNKDKIDTRLVSPLPYRNETGRRDWMIGEFNMETFEMKTVSVIQHRADGSDEHRIQARTGRWYDGRWWLNDVSFQPYDAEGNPQGPPRFELHREMTDYNELPRDFINEIKDPEFLSSWEILTFLRTHRRLSGDTVARIRVNLHHRLAMPWMCLIVTLLGIPFGAKSGRHGAFLGIVLALSLFFGYYVFVNLGLAFGKKQLIAPWVGGWLPNLLFLGVGLVLIHRMR
- a CDS encoding bifunctional nuclease family protein; this translates as MPAGEIQVEVRGLLPTQSGVGVFLGHGDKVIAIFVDHSVAAAITMFMHKLKKPRPLTHDLIGSILAGLGVRAQKVLVNDLKDDTFFARLFLLQEGELGRNLVEIDSRPSDAIAVALQQGCPIYVSTSVWERAEDMTWALKQNTPEEPPGGEEP